One Nocardioidaceae bacterium SCSIO 66511 genomic window carries:
- a CDS encoding AraC family transcriptional regulator yields MDALSDLLRGVRADGVQVSSRTPAPPWALRVETGSPLTLCSPMQGEGWLSLPGSEERTLLRAGDTAVIRGPLTFSYVDGPDSNAAVCEELCYSDSPTTLSTECSEAPEGSSSLLVAEFPVRGEVGGRLLEALPPLLVVPAEPACGDILDYISAELQVNRPGQRIVLERLLDWILVCTLRAWFDSSDSAAPAWYHAMTDPVVGVALRAIHDDHAQPWTVASLARTTGVSRASLAKRFTDLVGQPPLAYLTDWRMAVAADLLAEPGPTVAQVARQVGYADAFGFSSAFKRTRGITPSEYRRGRPSDEAVSAR; encoded by the coding sequence ATGGATGCGTTATCGGATCTGCTTCGGGGAGTGCGGGCGGACGGCGTGCAAGTGAGCAGCCGCACACCGGCCCCACCGTGGGCGCTGCGAGTAGAGACCGGCTCACCGCTCACTCTGTGCTCGCCCATGCAGGGCGAGGGCTGGCTCAGCTTGCCCGGCTCGGAAGAACGAACCCTGCTACGTGCGGGCGACACGGCCGTCATACGCGGCCCGCTGACGTTCTCGTACGTCGATGGCCCTGATTCGAACGCCGCGGTCTGCGAAGAGCTGTGCTACTCCGACTCGCCGACGACGCTGTCGACCGAGTGTTCCGAGGCGCCCGAGGGATCGAGTTCGCTGTTGGTAGCAGAGTTCCCCGTACGCGGCGAAGTCGGTGGCCGTCTCCTCGAGGCACTGCCACCGCTGCTGGTCGTCCCTGCCGAACCTGCCTGCGGGGACATCCTCGATTACATCAGCGCCGAACTCCAAGTGAATCGACCGGGCCAGCGGATCGTACTGGAGCGCCTGCTCGACTGGATTCTGGTCTGCACGCTGCGGGCCTGGTTCGACTCCTCCGACAGCGCAGCTCCGGCGTGGTACCACGCGATGACGGACCCCGTCGTGGGCGTCGCGCTACGTGCCATCCACGACGACCACGCTCAGCCGTGGACCGTTGCCTCACTCGCCCGCACAACAGGTGTCTCCCGCGCATCGCTCGCAAAACGCTTCACCGACCTGGTCGGTCAACCGCCGCTCGCCTACCTCACCGACTGGCGGATGGCCGTAGCCGCAGACCTACTCGCCGAGCCCGGTCCGACCGTCGCCCAAGTCGCCCGCCAGGTCGGCTATGCCGATGCGTTCGGATTCAGCTCAGCGTTCAAACGAACGCGGGGAATCACCCCGAGTGAGTACCGTCGCGGACGGCCCAGTGACGAGGCGGTCTCTGCCCGGTGA
- a CDS encoding 13E12 repeat family protein — MRTANLIDDVETTDGLDVAAAARAQLARTEAAQFDAVLAYLRQIASEPLAQAGGVNEWTRYGGSGTPSVSEYAVAEVGPVLGLSANGARALIADAVDLAYRLPRLYACLHDGSVDGWRIRRVARATREFTIAQAGDADRRLSAANVDGTPLIARITMPRLQLVLDQIRFVDDPEGAEKKRREARRRRGVTIWFEDGVAHITGTLTVDDGQRLDQRLDQLVESMRFLGDQRPDHILRSVAMGMVHEPDSLDDLYTLVADKTDGDTDDTEADIPAEPEPEPVPEPEPESEPEPEGESEPKPSKRRRSRRRGLRETVLYVHYDRCWGTWSLDDVGAITRTEAEQILGKSSRIVVKPVIDLETTISTTGYVAPPRLREQTALMNALTCTFPYCNRPAKLGDYDPPPAARRPGGAPFRNYADGGPTDSRNGHRLCRFHHRANTFTAWTVTSPAPGIWLWLSPAGRSYLVTAGTTTKTPRPSRHHRPREAKT, encoded by the coding sequence ATGAGGACGGCGAACCTGATCGACGATGTCGAGACCACCGACGGTCTCGACGTTGCTGCGGCCGCTCGTGCTCAGCTCGCCCGTACGGAGGCCGCACAGTTCGATGCGGTGTTGGCGTATCTGCGGCAGATCGCGTCGGAGCCGCTCGCGCAGGCGGGTGGGGTGAATGAGTGGACCCGTTACGGCGGATCGGGGACACCGTCGGTGTCGGAGTATGCGGTCGCTGAAGTCGGCCCCGTCCTCGGCCTGTCCGCCAACGGGGCACGGGCGCTGATCGCCGACGCGGTTGATCTGGCGTACCGGCTTCCACGGCTGTACGCCTGTCTGCACGACGGGAGTGTGGATGGGTGGCGGATCCGTAGAGTCGCCCGCGCGACGCGGGAGTTCACCATCGCCCAAGCCGGCGATGCCGACCGACGCCTGAGCGCTGCGAATGTCGACGGGACCCCGCTGATCGCACGGATCACCATGCCCCGGCTGCAGCTGGTGCTCGATCAGATCCGGTTCGTCGACGACCCCGAAGGCGCCGAAAAGAAGCGCCGTGAGGCGCGCAGGCGTCGGGGTGTGACGATCTGGTTCGAAGACGGCGTCGCCCACATCACGGGCACCCTGACCGTCGACGACGGACAACGACTCGACCAACGTCTCGATCAGTTGGTGGAGTCGATGCGGTTCCTCGGCGACCAACGTCCCGATCACATCCTCCGGTCGGTGGCAATGGGGATGGTCCACGAACCCGACAGCCTCGACGACCTCTACACCCTGGTCGCCGACAAAACCGACGGCGACACCGACGACACCGAAGCGGACATACCCGCCGAGCCCGAACCTGAGCCCGTTCCTGAGCCCGAGCCTGAGTCCGAGCCTGAACCCGAGGGCGAGTCTGAGCCGAAGCCGTCGAAGCGGCGCCGCAGCAGAAGGCGTGGGCTGCGGGAGACGGTGCTCTACGTTCATTACGACCGGTGCTGGGGCACCTGGTCACTCGACGACGTCGGCGCCATCACCCGTACCGAGGCCGAACAGATTCTCGGCAAATCGTCGCGGATCGTGGTGAAGCCGGTGATCGATTTGGAGACGACGATCTCGACCACCGGGTATGTCGCACCGCCCCGGCTACGCGAGCAGACCGCGCTGATGAACGCCCTCACCTGCACCTTCCCCTATTGCAACCGTCCGGCGAAACTCGGCGACTACGACCCTCCCCCAGCCGCGAGGCGGCCGGGAGGTGCCCCGTTCCGTAACTACGCCGACGGCGGACCGACCGACTCACGAAACGGACACCGGCTCTGTAGGTTCCACCACCGGGCAAACACCTTCACCGCCTGGACCGTCACGTCACCTGCGCCCGGAATCTGGTTATGGCTCTCCCCAGCAGGACGGTCGTACCTCGTCACCGCCGGCACCACCACCAAAACTCCCCGGCCGAGCCGACACCACCGTCCACGAGAAGCGAAAACGTAG
- the proC gene encoding pyrroline-5-carboxylate reductase translates to MSVIAVIGAGVMGETIVAGMIRSGRRPADLMMAERRPERAEELRERYGIAVVTNVEAAERADTIMLVVKPQDMPDVLDEIAPHVAPGQLVISLAAGITTATIESRLPDGVAAIRVMPNTPALVDEGMAAISRGSHCSEDDLQHAESLLSATGKVVRIPEKQQDAVTAISGSGPAYIFFVVESMIEAGVHLGLPRSTATELVVQTLVGSARLLSESGDHPTELRERVTSPGGTTAAALRELEDHKVRAAFLSALEAARNRSRELAG, encoded by the coding sequence ATGTCTGTGATCGCTGTGATCGGCGCTGGGGTGATGGGCGAGACGATCGTCGCCGGGATGATCCGGAGCGGTCGACGCCCGGCCGACCTGATGATGGCCGAACGCCGTCCGGAGCGCGCCGAGGAACTACGTGAGCGTTACGGCATCGCCGTCGTCACCAATGTCGAGGCCGCCGAGCGCGCCGACACGATCATGCTGGTCGTGAAGCCGCAGGACATGCCCGACGTACTCGACGAGATCGCGCCGCACGTCGCGCCCGGCCAGCTGGTCATCTCCCTCGCCGCGGGCATCACCACCGCAACCATCGAATCCCGACTGCCCGACGGCGTCGCCGCCATCCGGGTCATGCCGAACACCCCCGCGCTCGTCGACGAGGGCATGGCCGCGATCTCGCGCGGATCGCATTGCAGCGAGGACGACCTACAGCACGCAGAGTCGTTGCTCTCGGCGACCGGCAAGGTCGTACGCATACCGGAGAAACAACAGGATGCCGTCACGGCGATCTCGGGCTCGGGGCCCGCGTACATCTTCTTCGTCGTCGAGTCGATGATCGAGGCAGGCGTTCACCTGGGCCTACCTCGTTCTACGGCGACCGAGCTCGTCGTACAGACCCTCGTCGGCTCCGCTCGCCTCCTCAGCGAGAGCGGCGACCATCCCACCGAGCTCCGCGAACGAGTGACCTCCCCGGGCGGTACGACCGCCGCCGCACTCCGCGAGCTAGAGGACCACAAGGTACGCGCCGCATTCCTTTCCGCGCTCGAGGCAGCGCGCAACCGGTCGCGGGAGCTCGCCGGCTGA
- a CDS encoding phosphatase PAP2 family protein has translation MEYRSESKAPPRRRFALLREVGLLGLLYVGYTIGRLFADDDLALARAHADFVVGIERQLGIDVEQLFNEVLSGLPVFEVAASYLYATLHYIVTPVVLVVLWRKTPEQYAHWRRVLVVGTVIALVCYLLFPTAPPRLVPGFVDTLADTAGFGWWGGDASAPRGLGTTTNQLAAMPSMHVGWALWSAWALSSILRSPGARALAWSYPVLITIVIVATANHWILDAVVGAALIVLAARLVRPWREYEEQHADRPPVPSA, from the coding sequence ATGGAATATCGAAGCGAATCGAAAGCGCCGCCACGGCGCCGTTTCGCGCTGCTCCGCGAGGTCGGCCTGCTCGGGCTGCTGTACGTCGGGTACACGATCGGACGGCTGTTCGCAGACGACGACCTCGCGTTGGCGCGTGCGCACGCCGACTTCGTGGTCGGCATCGAGCGGCAACTGGGTATCGACGTCGAGCAGCTGTTCAACGAGGTCCTCAGCGGACTGCCGGTGTTCGAGGTCGCCGCGTCGTACCTCTACGCGACGCTGCATTACATCGTGACGCCGGTCGTGCTGGTCGTGTTGTGGCGCAAGACGCCCGAGCAGTACGCACACTGGCGACGGGTGCTCGTCGTGGGCACCGTCATCGCCTTGGTGTGCTACCTGTTGTTCCCGACCGCACCGCCTCGGCTCGTACCCGGTTTCGTCGACACGCTCGCCGACACGGCCGGTTTTGGCTGGTGGGGCGGCGATGCGTCCGCACCGCGCGGGCTAGGTACGACCACCAACCAGTTGGCCGCGATGCCGTCGATGCACGTCGGCTGGGCGTTGTGGAGCGCGTGGGCGTTGAGCTCGATCCTGAGGTCACCGGGCGCTCGTGCCCTGGCCTGGAGCTACCCGGTGCTCATCACCATCGTCATAGTGGCGACGGCAAATCACTGGATCCTCGACGCGGTGGTCGGCGCCGCTCTGATCGTGCTCGCCGCGCGACTGGTCCGCCCGTGGCGCGAGTACGAGGAACAACACGCGGACCGCCCACCTGTGCCCTCGGCCTGA
- a CDS encoding ABC transporter permease, whose amino-acid sequence MTPRITGAVALRVLNQLRRDYRTVVLLIVAPCMLMVLLWWLYLDQGHIFDQIGAPLLAVFPFIVMFLVTSVTTLGERKSGTLERLLAMPMGKVDFLLGYAIAFGVLAIVQSICTASLALGLLGLDIEGSWVTLGLIAVLNSVVGTALGLFVSAFAETEFQAVQFMPVFVIPQILLCGLLVPTDDMPGFLDGLSRVLPLTYSVDAMQNVVAYESWTTDLTTDLIVVAAFAVGVLLLGAATLRRRSA is encoded by the coding sequence ATGACTCCGCGGATCACCGGCGCCGTCGCGCTGCGCGTACTCAACCAGTTGCGGCGTGACTACCGCACGGTCGTGTTGCTGATCGTCGCGCCCTGCATGCTGATGGTGCTGCTCTGGTGGCTCTACCTCGATCAGGGGCACATCTTCGACCAGATCGGTGCACCACTGCTCGCGGTCTTCCCGTTCATCGTGATGTTCCTCGTGACGTCCGTGACGACTCTGGGTGAGCGCAAGTCGGGCACCTTGGAACGCCTGCTCGCAATGCCGATGGGCAAGGTCGACTTCCTGCTCGGGTACGCCATCGCGTTCGGCGTACTCGCAATCGTGCAGAGCATCTGCACGGCGTCGTTGGCGCTGGGTCTACTCGGACTCGACATCGAGGGCAGTTGGGTGACGCTCGGACTGATAGCGGTGCTCAACTCCGTCGTGGGCACGGCACTCGGGCTTTTCGTTTCTGCGTTCGCCGAGACGGAGTTCCAGGCCGTGCAGTTCATGCCCGTGTTCGTGATTCCGCAGATTCTGCTGTGCGGTCTGCTGGTGCCGACCGATGACATGCCCGGCTTCCTCGACGGGCTGTCGCGCGTACTGCCGCTCACGTACTCGGTCGACGCGATGCAGAACGTCGTCGCGTACGAGAGCTGGACCACCGACCTCACGACCGACCTGATCGTCGTCGCGGCATTCGCCGTCGGCGTACTGCTGCTTGGGGCGGCGACGTTGCGCCGGAGGTCTGCTTAG
- a CDS encoding ABC transporter ATP-binding protein: MLKSDAVTITGLTVVRGGRTVLPGIDVGLRSGVITGLLGPSGCGKSTLIRSIVGVQRIESGNVEVLGVEAGSRQLRDQIGYVTQEPSVYDNLTVVENLTFFARVLGVSVTDEVDAAIEGVGLTGHRDQLVGNLSGGQRSRASLAVALLGRPPLLILDEPTVGLDPVLRVELWDLFAELARGGTTLLVSSHVMDEAERCERLLLMRDGRILASDTPQALCEATGTTSVEGAFLSLVRDDKGVVG, encoded by the coding sequence ATGCTGAAAAGCGATGCTGTGACGATCACCGGTCTGACGGTCGTACGCGGCGGCCGAACCGTACTTCCCGGCATCGACGTCGGCCTGCGAAGTGGGGTGATCACGGGCCTGCTCGGCCCATCCGGCTGCGGCAAGTCCACGCTGATCAGGTCGATCGTCGGGGTACAGCGAATCGAATCCGGCAACGTCGAGGTGCTCGGCGTCGAGGCGGGCAGTAGGCAGCTGCGCGACCAGATCGGTTACGTCACTCAAGAGCCGAGCGTGTACGACAATCTGACCGTCGTCGAGAACCTCACCTTCTTCGCCCGCGTACTCGGCGTCTCCGTGACCGACGAGGTCGACGCCGCCATCGAGGGTGTTGGCCTGACCGGCCACCGCGACCAGCTCGTCGGGAACCTCTCCGGCGGTCAGCGATCGCGTGCGTCGCTGGCGGTCGCTCTGTTGGGCAGGCCGCCGTTGCTCATCCTGGACGAGCCGACGGTCGGGCTCGACCCGGTTTTGCGCGTCGAGCTCTGGGATCTGTTCGCCGAGCTGGCTCGCGGCGGTACGACGTTGCTGGTTTCGAGTCACGTGATGGATGAAGCCGAGCGCTGCGAGCGTTTACTGCTGATGAGGGACGGCCGCATTCTCGCGTCGGACACGCCGCAGGCGCTGTGCGAAGCGACCGGCACCACGTCGGTTGAGGGTGCGTTCCTCTCGCTGGTACGCGACGACAAGGGGGTGGTCGGATGA
- a CDS encoding TetR family transcriptional regulator, protein MAGRRAGTPDTRGEIIAAAREAFASKGFDRTSLRSIARSAGVDPALIHHYFDGKDELFMVAMDLPLSPREKLVEALDVPREQVGGTLVATLLGVWDDDAYQPALLGVLRSLTSGSEAGTRMRTAFVEGMIFPALRQEVSGPVSDRALSLIGTQLVGLIVARYLVGLEPVASMKRVELAELIGPTVQRYLDL, encoded by the coding sequence ATGGCCGGTCGTCGGGCCGGTACGCCGGATACCCGCGGTGAGATCATCGCCGCGGCGCGTGAGGCGTTCGCTTCGAAGGGCTTCGACCGCACATCGCTGCGCAGCATCGCGCGTAGTGCGGGGGTCGACCCGGCGCTGATACATCACTACTTCGACGGCAAGGACGAGTTGTTCATGGTCGCCATGGACCTCCCGCTCTCGCCGCGCGAGAAGCTCGTGGAGGCGCTGGATGTGCCGCGCGAGCAGGTCGGTGGGACGCTCGTCGCCACGTTGCTCGGCGTATGGGACGACGACGCGTACCAGCCGGCGCTGCTCGGCGTACTCCGCTCGCTCACGAGCGGAAGCGAGGCAGGTACGCGGATGCGGACGGCCTTCGTCGAAGGCATGATCTTCCCGGCTCTTCGCCAGGAGGTCAGCGGTCCTGTCTCGGATCGGGCGCTGAGCCTGATCGGCACCCAGCTCGTCGGTCTGATCGTCGCCCGCTATCTCGTCGGGTTGGAGCCGGTGGCGTCGATGAAGCGCGTTGAGCTGGCCGAGCTGATCGGACCGACCGTGCAGCGCTACCTCGACCTCTGA
- a CDS encoding sugar phosphate isomerase/epimerase, with translation MQSDSDRGRVVGVPEASVSLSTSSVYPESTAAGFELATRLGYDGVEIMVGIDATSQDIDAVRDLREFHGIPVVSIHAPCLLITQRVWGTEPWGKLIRSAEMAHALDADVVVVHPPFRWQREYGKGFVEGIADLEKETGMTFAVENMYPWRTGRREFQAYVPGWNPLEFAYDHVTLDLSHTATANADPVELATQLGERLTHVHMADGLGSAKDEHLVPGRGSQPCAEVLELLAKRDFAGHVVVEINTRRSDDREQRETDLAEALAYTRLNLVAPATDEGAY, from the coding sequence GTGCAATCTGACTCGGATCGGGGTCGCGTCGTCGGCGTTCCGGAAGCCTCGGTCTCGCTGTCGACCTCGTCTGTGTACCCGGAGTCGACCGCGGCCGGGTTCGAGCTGGCGACCCGGTTGGGCTACGACGGGGTCGAGATCATGGTCGGAATCGACGCGACGAGCCAAGACATCGACGCCGTACGCGATCTGCGCGAGTTTCACGGCATCCCTGTCGTATCGATCCATGCGCCTTGCCTGCTGATCACGCAGCGGGTCTGGGGCACTGAACCATGGGGCAAGCTCATCAGGAGTGCCGAGATGGCGCATGCGCTCGACGCCGACGTGGTCGTCGTGCATCCGCCGTTTCGCTGGCAGCGCGAGTACGGCAAGGGTTTCGTCGAGGGCATCGCTGACCTGGAGAAGGAAACCGGGATGACGTTCGCCGTCGAGAACATGTACCCGTGGCGTACTGGGCGTCGCGAGTTCCAGGCGTACGTACCGGGGTGGAACCCACTCGAGTTCGCGTACGACCACGTCACGCTGGATCTCTCGCACACGGCGACTGCGAACGCCGATCCCGTCGAGCTGGCCACCCAGCTCGGCGAGCGGCTCACCCATGTGCACATGGCCGACGGACTCGGTTCGGCGAAGGACGAGCATCTCGTACCCGGCCGCGGCTCCCAGCCGTGCGCGGAGGTGCTGGAGCTGCTCGCGAAGCGTGACTTCGCCGGTCACGTCGTCGTGGAGATCAACACTCGGCGCTCCGACGACAGGGAGCAGCGAGAGACCGACCTGGCGGAGGCGCTCGCGTACACCCGGCTCAACCTCGTGGCACCCGCGACGGACGAGGGGGCGTACTGA
- a CDS encoding Ppx/GppA family phosphatase: protein MRLGVLDIGSNTAHLLVVDAYRGAPPLPAYSYKDPLLLAEHLDDEGAMTSAGVDALVKFVSNAQQVAEDKGCTSVLAFATSAIRDAPNSDDVLRKVLEDAGTELVVLSGESEARLTFLAVRRWFGWSSGHLGVFDIGGGSLEIAAGSDEKPTVAFSMPLGAGRLSRAWLDPQQVPDPEQARSMRRDVRAEIAEHVGMVMRGGDFVHAVATSKTFRSLARMTGAAPSSEGPYVRRSLTREALHPLLAELETRTADEVAQLPGVSENRAHQMLAGAVVADAVLDLFGLETLEICPWALREGIILEHLDRL from the coding sequence ATGCGTCTAGGCGTCCTCGACATCGGCTCGAACACCGCTCATCTCTTGGTGGTCGACGCCTACCGCGGCGCGCCGCCCCTACCGGCATACAGCTACAAGGATCCGTTGCTGCTCGCCGAGCATCTCGATGACGAGGGTGCCATGACGTCCGCGGGCGTCGACGCGCTGGTGAAGTTCGTATCCAACGCGCAACAGGTCGCCGAGGACAAGGGCTGTACGTCGGTGCTGGCCTTCGCTACGTCGGCGATCCGCGACGCTCCGAACTCCGACGACGTGCTTCGAAAGGTGCTCGAGGACGCCGGCACTGAGCTCGTCGTACTCTCCGGTGAGAGCGAGGCGCGGCTGACGTTCCTCGCCGTGCGACGATGGTTCGGCTGGTCGTCGGGCCATCTCGGGGTCTTCGACATCGGCGGCGGCTCGCTGGAGATCGCCGCCGGATCAGACGAGAAGCCCACCGTAGCCTTCTCGATGCCACTCGGCGCCGGTCGGCTCTCTCGCGCATGGCTCGACCCGCAACAGGTGCCGGATCCGGAGCAGGCGCGTTCCATGCGACGTGACGTCCGGGCCGAGATCGCGGAGCACGTCGGCATGGTGATGCGTGGCGGCGACTTCGTGCACGCGGTCGCGACCAGCAAGACGTTCCGTTCGCTTGCCCGCATGACCGGTGCCGCGCCTTCGTCGGAAGGCCCCTACGTACGCCGCTCGCTGACCCGCGAGGCGCTGCATCCCCTGCTCGCGGAGCTCGAGACGCGTACCGCCGACGAGGTGGCACAGCTACCGGGAGTTTCGGAGAACCGCGCCCACCAAATGCTCGCCGGCGCAGTCGTCGCCGACGCCGTACTCGATCTGTTCGGCTTGGAGACTTTGGAGATCTGTCCGTGGGCCCTTCGCGAGGGCATCATCCTCGAACACCTCGACCGGCTGTGA
- a CDS encoding VOC family protein translates to MRLDHVSFAVGPDGLAGTTNRLTELLDAKFVDGGLHPRFGTRNMILPLENDQYLEIVEVLDHPASDKAPFGQAVRERSESGGGWLGWVVAVDDIGPVEHRIGRHAVPGNRRRPDGYNLQWQQIGVKGLQADPQLPFVVSWSIPSTEHPSQSGPATTRLSALEIAGDPQRVSDWLGEPALDALGEIDVEWVAPNGMPGIVAARFETSAGPVRV, encoded by the coding sequence ATGCGTCTCGACCATGTCTCGTTCGCGGTCGGCCCAGATGGGCTGGCCGGGACCACGAACCGTCTCACCGAGCTACTCGATGCGAAGTTCGTCGACGGCGGACTTCATCCCCGCTTCGGTACTCGGAACATGATCCTTCCTCTTGAGAACGACCAGTACCTCGAGATCGTCGAGGTACTCGACCACCCCGCTTCCGACAAGGCACCGTTCGGCCAGGCCGTCCGCGAACGCTCGGAGTCCGGCGGCGGCTGGCTCGGCTGGGTCGTCGCCGTCGACGACATCGGCCCGGTGGAGCACCGGATCGGTCGCCACGCCGTACCCGGCAACCGCCGCCGCCCCGACGGCTACAACCTGCAGTGGCAGCAGATCGGCGTGAAGGGGCTGCAGGCCGATCCGCAGCTTCCGTTCGTCGTCTCGTGGAGCATCCCGTCGACAGAGCACCCGTCCCAGTCGGGTCCCGCGACGACGCGGCTCTCCGCGCTCGAGATCGCCGGTGACCCGCAGCGCGTCAGCGACTGGCTCGGCGAGCCGGCGCTCGATGCGCTCGGGGAGATCGACGTCGAATGGGTCGCACCGAACGGCATGCCCGGCATCGTGGCCGCTCGGTTCGAAACAAGCGCCGGGCCCGTACGGGTCTGA
- a CDS encoding sulfotransferase — MASSAGDDGGEPRARYVLHCGLPKTGTSFVQSILTENRPLLRRGGVLYPRFGKRGRLLAALDARDRHRYAGRDQPAEGHWKRFVAATRSFDGTVVFSHEVMGAPLSRTTPTALAELAEHRTDIVITARDPARQLMSVWQQSLRFRSPLTFDEFLAECDFRADGAYRHGHFRDHQLDRVLRAWAEHVPADRIHLVVVPQPTSPRALLWERFCTALGVEPAQYEIPVEPQSNHSLGVVQAELLRRVNAAMGDRVTSADYSVIRKFVIGNVLARTEPSPKPVLPQHAHNIADELADRWIDAVHAGGYNIIGKPEDLRPVVTTGPGPDDWTDSAVAAAGVTAGAEVLIAYARARGRT; from the coding sequence ATGGCAAGTTCGGCTGGCGATGACGGTGGCGAACCACGCGCACGGTACGTGCTGCACTGTGGGCTGCCCAAGACGGGCACTTCGTTCGTCCAGTCGATCCTGACCGAGAACCGCCCCCTGCTCAGGCGTGGTGGCGTCCTGTACCCGCGGTTCGGCAAACGCGGGCGGCTGCTCGCCGCACTCGATGCGCGCGACCGGCACCGCTACGCCGGCCGGGATCAGCCCGCGGAAGGGCATTGGAAGCGATTCGTCGCAGCGACCCGCTCATTCGACGGCACAGTCGTGTTCAGCCACGAGGTGATGGGAGCGCCGCTGTCGCGCACGACACCGACCGCGCTGGCCGAATTGGCAGAACACCGAACCGACATCGTCATCACCGCGCGTGACCCGGCACGTCAGTTGATGTCCGTGTGGCAACAGAGTCTACGATTTCGGTCGCCGTTGACGTTCGACGAGTTTCTCGCCGAATGCGACTTTCGGGCCGACGGGGCGTACCGCCACGGACATTTTCGCGACCACCAGCTCGACCGGGTGCTCCGAGCCTGGGCCGAACATGTTCCGGCCGATCGCATCCACCTCGTCGTGGTCCCGCAGCCGACCTCGCCACGTGCGCTTCTGTGGGAGCGGTTCTGCACTGCGCTCGGCGTCGAGCCGGCGCAGTACGAGATTCCGGTCGAGCCGCAGTCCAACCACAGCCTCGGCGTCGTACAGGCCGAGCTCCTGCGTCGGGTCAACGCTGCGATGGGTGACCGGGTGACCTCGGCCGACTACTCGGTGATCCGCAAGTTCGTGATCGGGAACGTTCTCGCGCGCACCGAGCCGAGCCCCAAACCGGTGCTGCCTCAGCATGCGCACAACATCGCAGATGAACTCGCCGATCGCTGGATCGACGCCGTGCACGCAGGCGGCTACAACATCATCGGTAAGCCCGAAGACCTTCGTCCGGTTGTCACTACCGGGCCCGGACCCGACGACTGGACCGATTCGGCGGTTGCCGCAGCCGGCGTCACCGCGGGCGCGGAGGTGCTCATCGCGTACGCGCGCGCCCGCGGGCGTACCTGA